A section of the Candidatus Methylomirabilota bacterium genome encodes:
- a CDS encoding DedA family protein yields the protein MLCSRGRDDLARGAPVPDLTELFQHIGYGAILVVVLLGNAGVPAPEESVLVLGGYLASQGRLHLPLVILVGIASASVGDNLGFWAGQYYGRRLLDRLPLSAERKTKYERTMVRHAAWAVFGARFIPGLRTVAGPLAGIVGVTHMKFFIANLLGAIVYVPCPVLAGYGIGYGLGEHIEKLRRLTGDFERVAVVAVLVALVLVWIRWQRRAGRRPAAG from the coding sequence GTGCTATGCTCACGCGGCCGTGACGATCTCGCGCGCGGGGCGCCCGTGCCGGACCTGACCGAGCTCTTCCAGCACATCGGCTACGGGGCGATCTTGGTGGTCGTCCTCCTCGGCAATGCGGGCGTGCCCGCCCCCGAGGAGTCCGTGCTGGTGCTGGGCGGCTATCTCGCCTCGCAGGGACGGCTCCATCTTCCCCTCGTCATCCTCGTCGGCATCGCCAGCGCCAGTGTCGGAGACAATCTGGGCTTCTGGGCCGGGCAATACTATGGCCGGCGGCTCCTCGACCGCCTGCCTCTCTCGGCGGAGAGAAAGACGAAGTACGAGCGGACCATGGTGCGACATGCCGCGTGGGCCGTCTTCGGGGCCCGCTTCATCCCGGGCTTGCGCACGGTGGCGGGTCCCTTGGCCGGGATCGTGGGCGTGACGCACATGAAGTTCTTCATCGCAAATCTGCTGGGGGCCATCGTCTATGTCCCCTGCCCCGTCCTCGCCGGCTATGGAATCGGCTATGGCCTGGGCGAGCACATCGAGAAGCTCCGCAGGCTGACGGGCGACTTCGAGCGCGTGGCCGTGGTGGCCGTGCTCGTCGCGCTCGTCCTGGTGTGGATCAGGTGGCAGCGTCGCGCCGGGCGGCGGCCAGCCGCCGGCTGA
- a CDS encoding response regulator transcription factor, whose product MRILVVEDDRKVASFIRKGLEEEGHTVDVAPDGEDALERALEATPDLVVLDVMLPRRDGFSVLRALRADGVKAPVLMLTARDAVSDRVAGLDAGADDYLTKPFAFEELLARVRALLRRGGERASTVLRVGDLTLDPATREVRRGTRRVSLTAREYTLLEYFMRSAGRVLSRSMLAQHVWGLDFDPESNVVDVYVGYLRRRIQAEGESRLLHTVRGAGYVLRVDA is encoded by the coding sequence ATGCGCATCCTCGTGGTCGAGGACGACCGGAAGGTCGCGAGCTTCATCCGCAAGGGGCTCGAGGAGGAAGGGCACACGGTGGACGTGGCCCCCGACGGCGAAGACGCCCTCGAGCGCGCGCTCGAAGCTACCCCGGACCTCGTCGTCCTCGACGTCATGCTCCCGAGACGCGACGGCTTCAGCGTGCTGCGGGCCCTCCGCGCGGACGGGGTAAAGGCGCCCGTGCTGATGCTGACGGCTCGCGATGCCGTGAGCGACCGCGTGGCCGGCCTCGATGCGGGCGCCGACGACTATCTGACCAAACCTTTCGCCTTCGAGGAGCTCCTGGCCAGGGTGCGCGCCCTCCTCCGGCGTGGCGGGGAACGCGCGAGCACGGTGCTCCGCGTGGGCGACCTGACCCTCGACCCCGCCACCCGCGAGGTGCGCCGCGGAACGCGACGCGTGAGCCTGACCGCGCGTGAGTACACGCTGCTCGAGTACTTCATGCGCAGCGCGGGCCGGGTGCTCTCGCGGTCCATGCTCGCCCAGCATGTCTGGGGGCTCGACTTCGACCCCGAGAGCAATGTCGTGGACGTGTACGTCGGGTATCTCCGGCGCCGCATCCAGGCCGAGGGCGAGTCCAGGCTCCTGCACACCGTGCGCGGCGCCGGCTACGTTCTCAGGGTGGACGCGTGA
- a CDS encoding PH domain-containing protein → MSDEFFPAVLGTRQRWLAGVGGIGVGFGGPFALSVLLLATSGDPLFVILPLPFLGALWMIQGMAPAGYTLDEEGVGLERRWLRRVVPYAAIGEVDRQPRAVGGLGGVGLNGLFGAHGLRWNPRTGRHYLFIANTVDLVWLRTAGGLIALSPERPDAFVAELSRRLAAARRDAAT, encoded by the coding sequence GTGAGCGACGAGTTCTTTCCCGCCGTCCTGGGCACGCGCCAGCGCTGGCTGGCCGGAGTCGGCGGCATCGGCGTTGGCTTTGGCGGGCCCTTTGCCCTCAGCGTTCTGCTGCTGGCCACGAGCGGAGATCCGCTCTTCGTCATCCTGCCCCTGCCTTTCCTGGGTGCGCTGTGGATGATCCAGGGCATGGCGCCGGCCGGCTATACGCTGGACGAGGAAGGCGTGGGGCTGGAGCGGCGGTGGCTGCGGCGCGTGGTCCCCTATGCCGCCATCGGTGAGGTCGATCGGCAGCCGCGCGCGGTGGGCGGGCTCGGCGGAGTCGGCCTCAACGGCCTCTTCGGCGCCCACGGGCTCCGCTGGAATCCGCGCACGGGCCGCCACTACCTCTTCATCGCCAATACCGTGGACCTCGTGTGGCTGCGTACGGCGGGCGGATTGATCGCGCTCTCGCCGGAGCGGCCCGACGCATTCGTGGCCGAGCTCAGCCGGCGGCTGGCCGCCGCCCGGCGCGACGCTGCCACCTGA